A region of Moorena producens PAL-8-15-08-1 DNA encodes the following proteins:
- the acnB gene encoding bifunctional aconitate hydratase 2/2-methylisocitrate dehydratase: MLNSYREHVAERGAQGIPPLPLNAEQTSQLCELLQNPPAGEEEALMAMLRDRIPPGVDEAAYVKAGFLTAIAKAELTSPLISPQGAVDLLGTMVGGYNVQSLVELLQSDHTTLAAEAATALSKTLLVFDAFNDVLEISDVNAYAKQVIDAWANAAWFIQRPKLPEAVTVTVFKVPGETNTDDLSPATHATTRPDIPLHALAMLESRIPSALDTIAKLKQNGYPVAYVGDVVGTGSSRKSAINSLLWHIGEDIPYVPNKRAGGYILGSKIAPIFFNTAEDSGALPIECDVSTMETGDVITIHPYKGEITNQAGEVISTFTLKPDTILDEVRAGGRIPLLIGRSLTDKTREALGLEPSPLFTRPTIPEDTGKGFTLAQKMVGKACGLPGVRPGSSCEPIMTTVGSQDTTGPMTRDELKELACLGFSADLVMQSFCHTAAYPKPVDVKVHKKLPDFFASRSGVALRPGDGIIHSWLNRMLLPDTVGTGGDSHTRFPLGISFPAGSGLVAFGAALGVMPLDMPESVLVRFKGELQPGVTLRDIVNAIPYVAIQKGLLTVEKKNKKNVFSGRIMEIEGLPDLKVEQAFELTDATAERSCAGCTIKLGVETVSEYLRSNIALLKNMVARGYQDARTIMRRVAKMEEWLANPVLMAADPDAEYAQIIEIDLNEITEPIVAAPNDPDNVKLLSEVASDRIDEVFIGSCMTNIGHYRAAAKVLQGEPPVSTRLWICPPTRMDEKQLKEEGVYGIFGIAGARTEMPGCSLCMGNQARVADQATVFSTSTRNFNNRMGKGAQVYLGSAELAAACALLGRIPSVEEYRSIVAEKINPFASDLYQYLNFDQIAGFEDEGRVIPIEEMPNIEDILGIPAGTLK, encoded by the coding sequence ATGCTTAACTCTTATCGTGAACACGTAGCTGAACGGGGAGCTCAAGGAATTCCTCCCCTACCCCTAAATGCTGAGCAAACATCCCAACTTTGTGAACTGCTGCAAAATCCACCAGCTGGGGAAGAAGAAGCATTAATGGCTATGTTACGCGATCGCATTCCCCCTGGAGTTGATGAAGCAGCTTATGTCAAAGCTGGGTTTTTAACTGCGATCGCAAAAGCAGAACTCACTAGTCCCCTAATTTCCCCTCAGGGTGCTGTAGACCTCTTGGGTACTATGGTTGGAGGCTACAATGTCCAATCCCTGGTTGAGTTACTCCAGTCGGATCACACCACCTTAGCAGCCGAAGCCGCTACTGCCCTAAGTAAGACATTACTTGTCTTTGATGCCTTCAATGATGTTCTAGAAATTTCCGATGTCAATGCCTACGCCAAGCAAGTGATCGATGCTTGGGCCAATGCTGCCTGGTTCATCCAGCGTCCCAAACTCCCGGAAGCAGTTACTGTGACTGTATTTAAGGTACCCGGAGAAACCAATACCGATGACTTATCCCCGGCCACTCACGCCACCACTCGGCCAGATATTCCCTTACATGCCTTGGCCATGTTGGAATCTCGGATACCGTCGGCTTTAGATACTATTGCTAAATTAAAACAAAACGGGTATCCTGTGGCTTATGTTGGGGATGTTGTTGGTACTGGTTCATCCCGGAAATCAGCAATTAATTCCTTACTTTGGCATATTGGTGAAGATATCCCCTATGTTCCCAATAAACGGGCTGGGGGATATATCTTAGGTAGCAAAATTGCCCCGATCTTCTTCAACACTGCTGAAGATTCTGGTGCATTGCCCATTGAGTGCGATGTTTCAACAATGGAAACAGGTGATGTGATTACTATCCATCCCTACAAGGGTGAAATCACTAACCAAGCTGGGGAAGTCATTTCCACCTTTACCCTCAAACCCGATACCATCCTCGATGAAGTCCGTGCTGGTGGACGGATTCCGTTACTGATTGGGCGATCGCTTACGGATAAAACCCGAGAAGCCTTGGGATTAGAACCAAGTCCCCTGTTTACCCGTCCAACCATCCCAGAAGATACCGGCAAAGGCTTCACCTTAGCCCAGAAGATGGTCGGTAAAGCCTGTGGCTTACCGGGTGTTCGTCCAGGTAGCTCTTGCGAACCGATCATGACTACAGTTGGTTCCCAGGATACCACAGGACCAATGACTCGGGATGAATTGAAAGAACTGGCTTGTCTTGGTTTCAGTGCGGACCTAGTCATGCAAAGCTTCTGCCATACTGCTGCTTATCCCAAGCCCGTTGATGTCAAAGTCCATAAAAAATTGCCCGACTTCTTTGCCTCTCGTTCTGGTGTAGCCTTGCGTCCTGGAGATGGCATTATCCACTCTTGGTTGAACCGGATGTTATTACCTGATACCGTAGGCACTGGTGGAGACTCTCACACCCGTTTCCCCCTAGGCATTTCCTTCCCTGCTGGTTCCGGATTAGTCGCCTTTGGTGCTGCTTTGGGAGTCATGCCCTTAGATATGCCGGAATCTGTGTTAGTGCGGTTCAAAGGTGAATTGCAGCCAGGGGTAACATTGCGGGATATTGTCAATGCTATTCCCTATGTAGCTATTCAAAAAGGGTTGCTGACGGTAGAGAAGAAGAATAAGAAAAATGTCTTCTCGGGACGGATTATGGAAATAGAAGGATTGCCCGATTTGAAAGTTGAGCAAGCCTTTGAACTTACTGACGCTACTGCGGAACGGTCTTGTGCTGGCTGTACCATTAAGCTGGGAGTAGAAACAGTATCTGAGTATTTGCGTTCCAATATCGCGCTACTGAAAAATATGGTTGCACGAGGCTATCAAGATGCCCGTACGATCATGCGTCGGGTGGCCAAGATGGAAGAATGGTTGGCAAATCCCGTACTGATGGCAGCCGATCCCGATGCAGAGTATGCTCAAATTATCGAGATTGACTTGAATGAAATCACTGAGCCGATTGTAGCGGCTCCCAATGACCCAGATAATGTGAAATTGTTGTCTGAAGTCGCAAGCGATCGCATTGATGAAGTATTCATTGGGTCTTGCATGACCAATATTGGACACTACCGTGCCGCAGCCAAAGTCCTACAAGGGGAACCCCCTGTTAGCACTCGGTTGTGGATTTGTCCCCCGACCCGGATGGATGAGAAACAACTCAAAGAAGAAGGCGTTTACGGTATCTTTGGCATAGCTGGTGCCCGGACTGAAATGCCTGGATGTTCCCTGTGCATGGGTAATCAAGCTCGGGTTGCTGATCAAGCCACCGTCTTCTCTACCTCTACTCGTAATTTTAATAATCGTATGGGTAAAGGTGCCCAAGTCTACTTGGGTTCTGCTGAATTAGCAGCAGCTTGTGCTTTGTTAGGTCGGATTCCAAGCGTTGAAGAGTATCGGTCAATTGTAGCCGAGAAAATTAATCCCTTTGCTAGTGATTTGTATCAGTATTTGAACTTTGATCAAATCGCTGGATTTGAAGACGAAGGACGAGTGATTCCTATCGAAGAAATGCCCAATATTGAAGATATTTTGGGCATACCAGCGGGAACTCTTAAGTAG
- a CDS encoding DUF4278 domain-containing protein translates to MKLRYRGVSYDAEPSLLEVREGEIGGVYRAQNWKFHYPRHMPEPPPVNHLKWRGVSYCTGNATVTNCDVTNSQPVAKSIPTVAAKTSIARHRLQKVLNESRKAHLATMRQTLQHRLEVAKAKGDQNLVRLLEEESKQMQPI, encoded by the coding sequence ATGAAACTTAGGTATCGTGGTGTAAGTTACGACGCTGAACCCTCTTTACTAGAAGTCAGAGAGGGGGAAATTGGTGGTGTTTATCGGGCTCAGAATTGGAAATTTCACTATCCCAGACACATGCCTGAACCGCCACCGGTAAATCATCTGAAATGGCGTGGTGTTTCCTACTGCACTGGTAATGCAACTGTAACTAATTGTGATGTAACTAATTCTCAACCAGTGGCTAAATCGATTCCTACTGTAGCTGCAAAGACATCGATTGCTCGCCACCGGCTGCAAAAAGTCTTGAATGAGAGCAGAAAAGCGCATCTGGCTACTATGCGCCAAACTTTGCAACATCGTCTAGAGGTAGCTAAAGCTAAAGGTGATCAGAATCTGGTGCGGCTTCTAGAAGAGGAGTCAAAGCAGATGCAACCGATCTAG
- a CDS encoding DUF4278 domain-containing protein — MKLSYRGVSYQSEPSTLEVSEGEIGGTYRGHSWKVHRIKHNPWRKSSANMTYRGVSYKRG, encoded by the coding sequence ATGAAACTTTCTTACCGAGGTGTCAGTTATCAAAGTGAACCATCTACCCTAGAAGTATCTGAAGGTGAAATTGGTGGAACTTACCGGGGTCATAGCTGGAAAGTTCACCGGATTAAGCATAATCCTTGGCGTAAATCATCGGCTAACATGACCTATCGTGGTGTTAGCTATAAAAGAGGGTAG
- a CDS encoding HEAT repeat domain-containing protein — protein MIRCIKQPTSSVLKVFLLGCSLLLLPCSPGLAQGCTQAEIKTNIARFKDINNTRAKQAIVQCGSKSVYLLIEALKTDKSAAVREGAAVALWSMGEEGDRAVPWLIKALRNDDSAPVRAKAASALGLMGEASYQAIPDLIDALKDESAEVRANGAYALGNLGNKTHEAVPHLIEALRKDYSAEVRANAAYALGNKREAAKSAIPYLIEALKDETSLSVRRTSVNALEQIAEKTKDVAPQLIEQLRNDKSILIRIYASEILGEIGEPTKDALSLLIELLQDNSVYARYYAASALGKMGTQGTKAVPHLIILLKDESIDVRYSAASALVEIASKLGKQKKQLTKVQLQTSILQFETVIKRLEQDTDTIFQDRWIETVRGGLDNLQQEQDSRSNQKIFGRGVIIWLTHMLFWFGLILLYPKSSQIQAIFFWNPWVRKFFGLGYVGIAITWIPFLRSKLFAPFQESLLSDADLENFDEQAYFPNLEVERKGKNITQPIQEPIPDLELPIVLEGESGLGKSMFLRHLVKSSKRIIVYLPAEKCANGVIEAIQAKLHGFAQDSGFLRDLIYSDAIDICIDGLNEVTPDTRAMITSFVESYFKGNIIIGTQSMEWQTPSCATTYVLQPLKPKQIEKFLLSRYKIMPPDAPISGIKYKQACEKYIDTVLHQYQSEEEQRAVRRMLSNPMDLTIVAQMIANGQKPDLLNLQQQQYQYMAQEYEQLYLRQFPLEAFAETVYQMRLQDQVAIPADKWFEELICMERYKMVFCRLFVDHAGNHRKEWYFRHDKIQDFFIVQTFLGEGNDLPNKHISDPRFRGVYFLLATLLPWNAAWNLRETLIQYAANTKDHTVSDTFVQLLLSRQAA, from the coding sequence ATGATTAGGTGCATCAAACAACCCACTTCCTCAGTGCTCAAGGTGTTTTTACTAGGCTGCTCATTGCTACTGCTGCCCTGTAGTCCTGGGTTAGCTCAAGGGTGTACTCAAGCAGAGATTAAGACTAATATCGCCAGATTCAAGGATATAAACAACACAAGGGCTAAACAAGCTATAGTCCAATGTGGTTCAAAATCTGTCTATTTACTGATTGAAGCCCTGAAGACGGATAAATCTGCTGCAGTTCGGGAGGGAGCTGCTGTTGCTCTGTGGAGTATGGGAGAGGAAGGGGATCGAGCTGTCCCTTGGTTGATTAAAGCCCTAAGGAATGATGACTCGGCACCAGTTCGTGCCAAAGCCGCTTCTGCTCTGGGATTGATGGGAGAAGCATCTTATCAGGCTATCCCTGACCTGATTGATGCACTTAAGGATGAATCTGCTGAAGTTCGTGCCAATGGTGCTTATGCCCTAGGGAACTTGGGAAATAAAACCCATGAGGCTGTACCTCACCTAATTGAAGCCTTGAGGAAAGATTACTCTGCTGAGGTTCGTGCTAATGCTGCTTATGCCCTAGGGAATAAAAGAGAGGCAGCCAAGTCAGCTATACCTTACCTGATTGAAGCCCTAAAGGATGAAACATCCTTATCGGTTCGCAGGACTAGCGTCAATGCCTTAGAGCAGATTGCTGAGAAAACTAAAGATGTTGCTCCCCAGCTGATTGAGCAACTCAGGAACGATAAATCTATTCTGATCCGGATTTACGCTAGCGAGATACTAGGGGAAATTGGAGAACCAACTAAGGATGCTCTGTCTCTATTAATTGAGTTGCTTCAGGATAACTCAGTCTATGCTCGGTATTATGCCGCCTCTGCTCTAGGAAAGATGGGAACGCAAGGGACTAAGGCTGTTCCTCACTTAATAATCCTGTTGAAAGATGAATCTATCGATGTTCGCTATTCCGCCGCCTCTGCCCTTGTCGAAATTGCTTCTAAGCTTGGAAAACAAAAGAAGCAGCTCACCAAAGTGCAATTGCAAACATCCATACTGCAATTTGAAACAGTGATCAAACGGCTAGAGCAAGACACCGATACAATTTTTCAGGATAGATGGATAGAAACGGTTCGTGGTGGTCTTGATAATCTCCAGCAAGAACAGGATTCTCGTAGTAATCAGAAAATTTTTGGGCGAGGGGTGATTATCTGGCTAACTCATATGCTATTTTGGTTTGGACTAATACTGCTTTATCCCAAATCCTCCCAAATCCAAGCTATCTTCTTTTGGAATCCCTGGGTGCGGAAGTTTTTTGGACTGGGGTACGTAGGCATAGCCATAACTTGGATTCCCTTTCTACGCTCCAAGTTATTTGCCCCCTTCCAGGAATCCTTGCTGTCAGATGCAGATTTAGAAAACTTTGATGAACAAGCTTACTTTCCTAACTTGGAAGTCGAGCGGAAGGGAAAAAATATAACCCAACCCATTCAAGAACCAATACCAGATCTGGAATTACCCATTGTCCTGGAAGGAGAATCAGGATTAGGGAAATCCATGTTTCTACGCCACTTAGTGAAATCATCTAAGCGAATCATCGTCTATTTACCTGCTGAAAAATGCGCTAATGGCGTGATCGAAGCGATTCAAGCAAAACTTCATGGATTCGCCCAAGACTCTGGTTTCTTGCGAGACCTGATTTACAGTGATGCCATTGATATCTGTATTGATGGACTCAATGAAGTCACTCCAGACACACGAGCGATGATTACCAGTTTTGTGGAAAGTTACTTCAAGGGCAATATTATCATCGGGACCCAATCCATGGAGTGGCAGACCCCCTCTTGCGCTACGACCTATGTACTCCAACCATTGAAACCTAAGCAGATTGAGAAATTTTTACTATCGCGCTATAAAATTATGCCCCCAGATGCTCCCATCTCGGGTATAAAGTACAAACAAGCCTGCGAAAAGTATATTGACACCGTTTTACATCAGTACCAATCAGAAGAAGAACAGAGAGCTGTGCGTCGGATGCTGTCCAACCCGATGGACCTGACCATAGTGGCTCAGATGATAGCCAATGGGCAGAAACCAGACTTGCTGAACTTGCAGCAACAGCAGTATCAATATATGGCTCAGGAGTATGAACAACTCTATCTGAGACAATTTCCCCTAGAGGCATTTGCTGAGACAGTTTACCAGATGCGCTTGCAAGACCAGGTAGCTATACCAGCTGACAAATGGTTTGAAGAACTGATTTGCATGGAACGCTACAAAATGGTATTTTGCCGTCTATTTGTTGACCATGCAGGCAATCATCGAAAAGAATGGTATTTCCGTCACGACAAAATCCAGGACTTTTTCATCGTGCAGACCTTTCTAGGTGAGGGAAATGATTTGCCAAACAAGCATATCAGTGACCCTAGATTTCGCGGTGTGTACTTCCTCTTAGCAACTCTACTGCCGTGGAATGCTGCTTGGAACTTGCGGGAAACCTTAATTCAATATGCAGCGAATACTAAAGACCATACAGTTAGTGATACTTTTGTTCAACTGTTGTTGTCCCGGCAAGCAGCATGA
- a CDS encoding RNA-guided endonuclease InsQ/TnpB family protein, with amino-acid sequence MQLGYVYKLKPNRQQEVTMNKWLDMLRSQYNYLLKDRNDSYDQAKAPKLGRYCDLRSGGEACPLTCSVSKNYSVGYPWKNSQRNPRRSAYEAQSSSLPTLKKQRPWYKAIHSTVLQQTLRQLDVAFSKFFKGETGYPKPKRRSRFRSFKYAPGQVKLNGDRIYFPGIGWMSFYNSRPIPGGFALKSVTVRRKARGWFVSLQVEDKSVPATPVKDKSEIKPQRVKGCDLGINKLISLSNGRTIANPAKQKYFRRRERRLKLRQKAASRKRKGSKNRGKSYARVASLHERITNKRSAYHWDVANQLVDGTDALVFENLNIKAMKSRCKPRPNENGGYDRNGQSAKRGLNRSISNAAWGELVKKIEVVAAKSGVPVVKINPKHTSQKCPKCHHTSKENRKKEKFVCTNCGHYDDADINGAVNIKLRGLKKLGIDP; translated from the coding sequence ATGCAACTAGGATACGTCTACAAACTAAAACCAAACCGACAACAAGAAGTCACTATGAATAAGTGGCTTGACATGTTGCGATCACAGTACAATTACTTACTAAAAGATAGAAACGACTCTTACGACCAAGCAAAAGCTCCAAAGCTAGGTAGGTATTGTGATTTAAGGAGTGGTGGAGAGGCGTGTCCGTTGACCTGTTCTGTAAGCAAAAACTACTCTGTGGGTTATCCCTGGAAGAATAGCCAAAGGAATCCAAGGAGAAGTGCTTACGAAGCACAAAGTTCAAGTTTGCCCACTCTCAAGAAGCAAAGACCCTGGTATAAGGCAATCCATTCAACTGTTTTACAGCAAACTCTGAGGCAGTTAGATGTTGCTTTCTCTAAATTTTTTAAAGGAGAAACTGGGTACCCAAAGCCTAAGAGAAGGTCGCGGTTTAGAAGCTTTAAATATGCACCTGGTCAAGTTAAATTAAACGGTGACAGAATATACTTTCCAGGAATTGGCTGGATGAGCTTTTATAACTCTCGCCCTATTCCTGGAGGATTCGCTCTAAAATCTGTTACTGTTCGCAGAAAAGCTCGCGGATGGTTTGTAAGTCTTCAAGTTGAAGATAAGTCAGTGCCAGCTACTCCAGTAAAAGACAAAAGCGAGATTAAGCCTCAGAGGGTTAAAGGCTGTGATTTAGGTATCAACAAATTAATAAGTCTTTCTAATGGGAGAACAATAGCCAATCCAGCCAAACAAAAATATTTTAGGCGTAGAGAAAGACGCTTAAAACTGAGGCAAAAAGCAGCTAGTCGAAAAAGAAAAGGGTCTAAGAATAGAGGGAAATCTTACGCCAGAGTAGCTTCACTCCATGAACGTATCACAAATAAGCGTAGTGCTTATCACTGGGATGTTGCCAATCAATTAGTTGATGGGACAGATGCCTTGGTGTTCGAGAACTTGAATATTAAGGCAATGAAATCTCGTTGCAAACCTAGACCCAATGAAAATGGTGGTTATGACCGCAATGGACAGTCAGCAAAAAGAGGTTTAAATCGCTCAATTTCTAATGCAGCTTGGGGGGAACTGGTCAAAAAGATCGAAGTCGTGGCCGCAAAGTCAGGCGTTCCGGTCGTAAAAATAAATCCCAAGCACACGTCTCAAAAATGCCCAAAATGTCATCACACTAGTAAAGAAAACAGAAAAAAGGAAAAGTTTGTCTGTACTAACTGTGGTCATTACGATGATGCTGACATTAATGGGGCAGTAAATATAAAACTTAGGGGTCTCAAAAAACTGGGAATTGACCCCTAG